A DNA window from Actinokineospora baliensis contains the following coding sequences:
- a CDS encoding DUF7341 domain-containing protein yields MNHTLHDHDDQMEIVDPVQARLAFDAAVDQLCAPGIGTITRENGTRERALIPCLLDQLVQATEPGSERTGATGTGSRPPASLNALELVAEIGTEMRRQLAAHGHHPRHHRPTYALSNQVRLWSSHAEHWQLEDPDYLAHAADQTQRWVTAARAIVEPQPRYRLRGRACPTCRETTVLIWSDTEADWVRQPALWIDTDRIEAACAACDMRWPLDHWERLGQLLDQQRKPVLALDCE; encoded by the coding sequence ATGAACCACACCCTCCACGACCACGACGACCAGATGGAGATCGTTGACCCGGTCCAGGCGCGACTCGCTTTCGATGCCGCGGTGGACCAGCTCTGCGCCCCCGGGATCGGCACCATCACCCGCGAGAACGGCACCCGCGAGCGCGCCCTGATCCCGTGCCTGCTCGACCAGCTCGTGCAGGCCACCGAACCCGGCAGCGAACGCACCGGCGCCACCGGCACCGGCTCCCGCCCACCCGCCAGCCTCAACGCCCTGGAGCTGGTCGCCGAGATCGGCACCGAGATGCGCCGCCAACTCGCAGCCCACGGCCACCATCCCCGCCACCACCGCCCCACCTACGCACTGTCCAACCAGGTCCGGCTCTGGTCCTCCCACGCCGAACACTGGCAACTGGAGGACCCCGACTACCTGGCCCACGCCGCCGACCAGACCCAACGGTGGGTCACCGCCGCCCGCGCCATCGTGGAACCCCAACCCCGCTACCGGCTCCGCGGACGCGCCTGCCCCACCTGCCGGGAAACCACCGTGCTCATCTGGTCGGACACCGAAGCCGACTGGGTGCGTCAGCCAGCGCTGTGGATCGACACCGACCGGATCGAAGCCGCCTGCGCCGCCTGCGACATGCGCTGGCCACTGGACCATTGGGAACGCCTGGGGCAGCTGCTCGACCAGCAACGCAAGCCGGTGCTCGCACTGGACTGCGAATAG